Proteins from one Deinococcus actinosclerus genomic window:
- a CDS encoding biotin--[acetyl-CoA-carboxylase] ligase: MPERLLLLLTTRPQTGDALGARLGVNRVTVSTLARRLQEDGVPVQVSRAGYALPADAPAPAQVTPTGLMGAAHRYHGTVTSTQDALRAWADDAQDPAPHGAVLTAERQTAGRGRRGRAWDTTHGTLVFSVLLRHGPGGGPLSLPHLALLPLAAGVALARAAGVGGLKWPNDLLAPDRRKLAGVLLEADLRGEEARRAVLGIGVNVSAAPEGAAHLREFRPDLTRAQLLTAVLRELHNWLDAPPHEVLRAWREASVTLGQPVRVQTPQGPVDGTALDLDPSGSLIVQTPAGPLTVGAGDVQLIGTLT; encoded by the coding sequence ATGCCCGAGCGCCTCCTGCTCCTCCTGACCACGCGGCCCCAGACCGGGGACGCGCTGGGCGCGCGGCTGGGCGTGAACCGCGTGACGGTCAGCACCCTGGCCCGCCGCCTGCAGGAGGACGGGGTGCCCGTGCAGGTCAGTCGCGCCGGGTACGCCCTGCCCGCCGACGCGCCCGCACCCGCACAGGTCACGCCGACCGGGCTGATGGGAGCCGCGCACCGCTACCACGGCACCGTGACGAGCACCCAGGACGCCCTGCGCGCCTGGGCAGACGACGCCCAGGACCCCGCCCCGCACGGCGCGGTCCTGACCGCCGAACGGCAGACCGCCGGGCGCGGGCGGCGCGGCCGCGCCTGGGACACCACGCACGGCACGCTGGTCTTCAGCGTCCTGCTGCGGCACGGTCCCGGCGGCGGCCCGCTGAGCCTCCCGCACCTGGCGCTGCTGCCCCTCGCGGCGGGCGTCGCGCTGGCCCGCGCGGCGGGCGTGGGCGGCCTGAAATGGCCGAACGACCTGCTCGCCCCGGACCGCCGCAAACTGGCGGGCGTCCTGCTCGAAGCCGACCTGCGCGGCGAGGAGGCCCGCCGCGCGGTGCTGGGCATCGGCGTGAACGTCAGCGCCGCGCCGGAGGGGGCCGCGCACCTGCGCGAGTTCCGCCCGGACCTGACCCGCGCGCAGCTCCTGACGGCCGTGCTGCGGGAACTGCACAACTGGCTGGACGCCCCGCCGCACGAGGTGCTGCGCGCGTGGCGCGAGGCCAGCGTCACGCTCGGGCAGCCCGTGCGCGTGCAGACCCCGCAGGGCCCCGTGGACGGCACCGCCCTCGACCTCGACCCCAGTGGCAGCCTGATCGTCCAGACGCCCGCCGGACCCCTCACCGTCGGCGCGGGCGACGTGCAGCTCATCGGCACCCTCACCTGA
- a CDS encoding biotin transporter BioY, with the protein MTLTHPTLARQLAPTPSLLRDMLLVVGGAAFVAVLAQAEVPLKPVPLTLQTLGVLLVGAALGWKRALAALAVYVAAGAAGLPVLSGGSAGLMNAAGTGLRASVGYLFSYPLAAALVGFLVERYALDRKFLGTCLAMLAGSVVIYAVGLPVLGALTGLRGGALLTAGLTPFIIGDTIKLLLAALLLPTAWTFIRK; encoded by the coding sequence ATGACCCTGACCCACCCCACCCTCGCCCGCCAGCTCGCCCCCACCCCCAGCCTCCTGCGCGACATGCTGCTCGTCGTGGGCGGCGCCGCGTTCGTCGCCGTGCTCGCCCAGGCCGAGGTGCCCCTCAAGCCCGTGCCGCTGACCCTCCAGACACTCGGCGTGCTGCTCGTCGGCGCGGCCCTCGGCTGGAAACGCGCGCTGGCCGCGCTGGCCGTGTACGTCGCCGCCGGGGCCGCCGGACTGCCGGTCCTCTCGGGCGGCTCCGCCGGACTGATGAACGCCGCCGGCACGGGCCTGCGCGCCAGCGTCGGCTACCTCTTCAGCTACCCGCTGGCCGCCGCCCTGGTCGGATTCCTGGTGGAACGCTACGCGCTGGACCGCAAGTTCCTGGGTACCTGCCTCGCCATGCTCGCGGGCAGCGTGGTCATCTACGCCGTGGGCCTTCCCGTGCTGGGCGCCCTGACCGGCCTGAGGGGCGGCGCGCTCCTGACCGCCGGCCTGACCCCCTTCATCATCGGGGACACCATCAAGCTGCTGCTGGCCGCGCTGCTGCTCCCCACTGCCTGGACATTCATCCGCAAGTAA
- the recA gene encoding recombinase RecA codes for MSKEKDIAATPTDAKERAKAIETAMSQIEKAFGKGSIMKLGAESKLDVQAVSTGSLSLDLALGVGGVPKGRITEIYGPESGGKTTLALSIVAQSQKAGGTCAFIDAEHALDPVYARSLGVNTDELLVSQPDNGEQALEIMELLVRSGAVDVVVVDSVAALTPRAEIEGEMGDSLPGLQARLMSQALRKLTAILSKTGTAAIFINQVREKIGVMYGNPETTTGGRALKFYSSVRLDVRKIGQPVKMGNDAIGNTVKVKTVKNKVAPPFKEVELTLMYGKGFDQLSDLVTLASDMDIIKKAGSFYSYGEERIGQGKEKAIAYIAERPEMEAEIRARVLGAIKEGRDPLAAVPTVAE; via the coding sequence ATGAGCAAAGAAAAAGACATCGCCGCCACCCCCACCGACGCCAAGGAACGCGCCAAGGCCATCGAGACGGCCATGAGCCAGATCGAGAAGGCGTTCGGCAAGGGCAGCATCATGAAGCTCGGCGCCGAGAGCAAACTCGACGTGCAGGCCGTCAGCACCGGCAGCCTGAGCCTCGACCTCGCGCTGGGCGTGGGCGGCGTGCCCAAGGGCCGCATCACCGAGATCTACGGCCCGGAATCCGGCGGCAAGACCACCCTGGCGCTGAGCATCGTCGCGCAGTCCCAGAAGGCCGGCGGCACCTGCGCGTTCATCGACGCCGAGCACGCCCTGGACCCCGTGTATGCCCGCTCGCTGGGCGTGAACACCGACGAACTGCTCGTGTCGCAGCCCGACAACGGCGAGCAGGCGCTGGAAATCATGGAACTCCTCGTGCGCAGCGGCGCGGTGGACGTCGTCGTCGTGGACTCCGTGGCCGCCCTGACGCCCCGCGCGGAAATCGAGGGCGAGATGGGCGACAGCCTCCCCGGCCTCCAGGCCCGCCTGATGAGCCAGGCGCTGCGCAAACTCACCGCGATCCTCAGCAAGACCGGTACCGCCGCCATCTTCATCAACCAGGTCCGCGAGAAGATCGGCGTGATGTACGGCAACCCGGAAACCACCACCGGCGGCCGCGCCCTGAAGTTCTACTCCAGCGTGCGCCTGGACGTCCGCAAGATCGGCCAGCCGGTCAAGATGGGCAATGACGCCATCGGCAACACCGTGAAGGTCAAGACCGTGAAGAACAAGGTCGCGCCGCCCTTCAAGGAAGTCGAACTGACCCTGATGTACGGCAAGGGCTTCGACCAGCTCAGTGACCTCGTGACGCTCGCCAGCGACATGGACATCATCAAGAAGGCCGGCAGCTTCTACTCCTACGGCGAAGAGCGCATCGGCCAGGGCAAGGAAAAAGCCATCGCGTACATCGCCGAGCGCCCCGAGATGGAAGCCGAGATCCGCGCCCGCGTCCTCGGCGCGATCAAGGAAGGTCGCGATCCGCTCGCCGCCGTGCCCACCGTCGCCGAGTAA
- the thpR gene encoding RNA 2',3'-cyclic phosphodiesterase, with translation MTDPRPKRPARPTSQPGHKTGPKAGPRPGPKAAGKGRGAPDTHTPTTQRLFFALPVPADVTPALVAAQGKLRGNWRPVPADQMHVTLAYLPAVPHDRVDDLKKLGTRLFTDAAPLDLSLRGTGYFPNEGSPRVWFVKVEAEGLNELAAALREGIQALGLSTDDLPFKAHVTLARKKGPAPRVPPILFPEHWTAGSAALHRSILRKTGPIHETVSTFRLRGTPATPAPATEPAPDEAIQETP, from the coding sequence ATGACTGACCCTCGCCCGAAACGACCCGCCCGTCCCACCAGCCAGCCCGGACACAAGACCGGGCCCAAAGCTGGCCCCCGGCCCGGCCCGAAAGCCGCCGGGAAGGGACGCGGCGCGCCGGACACCCACACGCCCACCACCCAGCGTCTCTTCTTCGCGCTGCCCGTCCCGGCGGACGTCACGCCCGCGCTCGTCGCGGCGCAGGGGAAACTGCGCGGCAACTGGCGCCCGGTACCCGCCGACCAGATGCACGTCACGCTGGCGTACCTCCCGGCCGTCCCGCACGACCGGGTGGACGACCTCAAGAAGCTCGGCACGCGCCTCTTCACGGACGCCGCGCCGCTGGACCTGAGCCTGCGCGGCACCGGGTACTTCCCGAACGAGGGCAGCCCCCGCGTGTGGTTCGTCAAGGTCGAGGCCGAGGGCCTGAACGAACTGGCCGCCGCGCTGCGCGAGGGCATTCAGGCGCTCGGCCTGAGCACCGACGACCTGCCCTTCAAGGCGCACGTCACGCTGGCCCGCAAGAAGGGCCCGGCGCCGCGCGTGCCCCCCATCCTCTTCCCCGAACACTGGACGGCCGGCAGCGCCGCGCTGCACCGCAGCATCCTGCGCAAGACCGGCCCCATTCACGAAACCGTCAGCACCTTCCGCCTGCGCGGCACCCCCGCCACCCCCGCCCCCGCGACCGAACCGGCCCCGGACGAGGCTATCCAGGAGACGCCATGA